The following DNA comes from Carassius carassius chromosome 41, fCarCar2.1, whole genome shotgun sequence.
tctaaatctttttttaacattataaatgttttttttttgtgcatttaatcaatccattctttaataaataaattaataaaacacttTCGGACCCCAAACTTTTTTACTGTAGTGTACTATTTTCTCACTctttcaatttaaatgtaaaaaaaaaatatagaagaagattttttttaatggttttgtaatataatttattaacataCAATCTCTTTTCCTCTAGGGGAACCTGGAAAACCGGGCTGCCCTGGACCCAAAGGACAAAGTGGAAATCCTGGGAATTCTGGTGAGTAGATGTGGATTTTTCCCCCCTTCAAATTGTTACATTTTCTATTTTCTGTCTGAATCAGCCCTGACGAATTGTCAAATTGAAACTATCTGTACAAACCTGTATAAAATGCACGCATGTTTATTTAGTTCAAATAAtgcttttgtttactttttttttattgccttTTTTTCACTGAGatgtcttttgaaatattttgccctttttatttaatattcttattcttaatattaataaaacatttatcatgTTTAGTGTAGACACACTAACCTATGTCTCAATTTGTTGACATTATTGATAATGTACATATGTGTGCATCATCACTGAAGTTACTGTATGCCCTTCAAAAGCATTTCATCCTTCTTTGTTTGCCTGTTTGCATGTTGTCTTTTGTGTGTATGTCCATCCTGTTACGGTGTGAACATTTGTCTCGTCGTGTGTTTCGAGTGAACAGTTTGTGGTGAGCACAATGTTTTGACTGTCACATGCTACATACATTTATCTTACACCCTTAAACATGTAACATCATACCTTAAATATGTAAGACATACAACTTTGAGAGTAACACTATCATTCTTAAGAAATACAACAAATACAATGTGATGAGAGTTTCGGGCTGTGATACAGGTTACTACTGCCTGACTGGTATACGTGGAGAAACTGGACAGGCTGGAAATAGAGGGCCTCCTGGATTAAAAGGTGTTCAGGGAAGAAAAGGTTAGTTTTTATAAtaagaatacttaaaaaaatgaattatggTTTCCACACTAATATTAATCAATTGTTTTAAAagtttgatgataataataataataaatatttcttgagcagcaaatcagcatattagaatgatttctgaaggatcatgtgacattgaatttagctttgcatcacaggaatgaattacattttaaaatctatcaaaattaaaaaactaaacaaaaactattattttaaattgtaatgatacttcacaatactgaaataaatgcagcataagaGACGTATGacaaaaacatgaaaagaaaatcttaccctaaacttttaaacaataaagttttgatatatttacggtaggaaatttacaaaatatcttcatggaacatgatatttacttagtATCCTAATGagttttggcatgaaagaaaaatctatcattttgaccatacaatgtttttttggctattgccaaaatatatacagtatatattttgttttattttgtcaaatGTTACTATAAATGTTTTGCTTAAAATattcgattttttttatattttgttaggTAATGTCATATTGATCCTAATTGTCCAAACTTTTTTGCACTTTTTGGTGCAATTTTTGTAGTGTACATACTGTACTATACTGTGTATTACTGTCTATACTTTATCTCATgaattttttaaacattcatcTCATTTGTAGATGAAAGCATTATCAAGTTAGCCAAAATCTTTTAATAATTGAACAGAGGAATGTCTTATATtgtgctgtccatggtgctgaatatttttcattcttttgtaCCAACTATAAAGTTGTGTGTATTGTGTATCAGTGTCCATTAGGAGACAGCAAAGGGTGCATCTTTTCTAACCCATCTTTTCTTTGTGTTTCCTTTCAGGTCCTGATGGGGGATGTGCATGTGACCCACTTGGTGATTTACCCGGAGATCCGGGCCCTCCAGGCCCTCCGGGTGTCCCTGGTTGTCCTGGGCAAACAGGGTGTCAGGGTCCTCCTGGCAATGTTGGACCCACTGGAGAGATGGGTGTGAGAGGTGTAACTGTACGTAAACGTGGTTGAAATTCATGTAGAATTCTTTTTTTGTATGgtgcttgtgtatgtgtgtgtacttattTTTGTTTGTGTCTGTTGTTGTTTCTCAGGGTCCCAGAGGCTTCATAGGTGTCAGAGGGGCTAAAGGAGAGAAAGGAGATGTGATGGTGATGTGCAGAACGGGTGAAACATATTTGCCATTAATAGATTGTTTTAATTTCGTAAACATTTTAAGACCAACAATGGTCTAACATCTAAGTTTAAGTTTGATACTATAATACAGAATGAACTGTTATGTTAAATGCCTGCCAGTTAAACTATAATGTTTCTTTATCCCCAAGCATTGTcagaatttttatatttcttctctttttcttaGGTTATCTATCAAATCTCTCATCTTTATTTTACGTACAAACTGATATGCAGTTATCAGAACTTAAGGAATTTTTGCATTATGTTAAAGGGGATAAAGGTGATGCAGGATCTGTTGGATCGTGTGGAAAACCAGGATGTAGCGGGAGGAAAGGAGCTGATGGGAAGATTGGTGTCCCTGGAGATCCTGGACCTATGGTAAGACATTTAAACAataatcaaattatatatatatatatatatatatatatatatatatatatatatatatatatatatatatacatactaacatgcataatgttttattaaaatcatgTAACACTTTTTCAttgagtaatggctactgaaaactcagctttaccatcaccaggataaaatgcattttaaaatacacaggtgcatctcaataaattagaatgtcgtagaaaagttcatttatttcagtaattcaactcaaattgtgaaacttgtgtattaaataaattcagtgcacacagactgaagtagtttatgtctttggtttttttaattgtgatgatttttgcaaaaacccaccagttcatctcaacaaattagaatatggtgacatgccaatcaaccaatcaactcaaaacacctgcaaaggttttctGAGCCTTTTGAATGGTCTTTCAGTTcagttcactaggctacacaatcatagggaagactgctaatctgacagttgtccagaagacaatcattgacacccttcacaaggagggtaagccacaaacattcattgccaaagaagctggctattcacagagtgctgtatccaagcatgttaacagaaagttgagtagaAGGAAAAGTGTgaatgaaaaagatgcacaaccaatggAGAGAACCaaagccttatgaggattgtcaagcaaactcaATTGAAGAATTTTAGAGaaattcacaaggaatggaccgaggcttgggtcaaggcatcaagagccaccacacacagatgtgtcaaggaatttggctacagttgtcttATTCCTCTTGTTtaaccactcctgaaccacagacaacgtcagaggtgtcttacctgggttaaggagaagaagaactggactgttgcccagtggtccaaagtcctcttttcagatgagagcaagttttgtatttcatttggaaaccaaagtcctggagtctggaggaagggtggataagcccatagcccaagttgcttgaagtccggTGTTAAGttcccacagtctgtgatgatttggggttcagtgtcatctgctggtgttggtccattgtgttttttgaaaaccaaagtcagtgCATCCGTTTACcaggaaattttggagcacttaatTTTTCCTTCTGctgcagctttttgaagatgctgattttattttccagcaggatttggctccTGTCCACAAGCACCAaatgttggttaaatgaccatggtgttggtgtgcttgactggccagcaaactcatcagacctgaaccccagagagaatctatgagctattgtcaagaggaaaatgagaaacaagagaccaaaaaatgtagatgagctgaaggccactgtcaaagaaacctgggcttccacaccacctcagcagtgccacaatcACCTCcgtgccacgctgaattgaggcagaaattaaagcaaaatgagctcctaccaagtattgagtacatgtacagtatatgaacatactttccagaaggccaacaattcactaaaaatgttttgttcttatgaagtattcaaatttgttgagaattggtgggtttttgttaaatgtgagccaaatcatcacaattaaaagaaccaaagacttaaactacttcagtctgtgtgcactgattttatttaatacacgagtatCATATTTTGAGTTGTATTACTGAAATaagtgaacttttccatgacaattAATTTATTGAGTTGCACctgtattaaaatgaaaaacagttatttatattaactgtaataatatttcacaatattactgactgtactgtattttttatcaattacattaattacattaattagtttctataaaaaacaaaaatctttccCAGGGAGATTGTATTGTTGGTCCACCGGGTGACATGGGGTGTCCAGGGGCTGCTGGTGTGAGAGGCGTAAGAGGTCCAGCTGGTCTTCCTGGCCCGAATATGATGGGGTCAGTTGGGCGACGGGGGCAACAAGGGTGCCAAGGACCTCAAGGCCAGACGGGACCTCCTGGTCCTAAAGGCGTTCAAGGTAAGTGTCACAAAGCTGAGTAAGGTTTTGATTCTATGATAAATTGATATCCAGCCACTTTTTCAGCTCTGTACAGTTATACAATATGTTGAAAACCAGCATCAGTATGGAGGATGTTGAAATCTGTTAATGATGAGTAatgcacactaccattcaaaagtcggcaataatttctttaaaaataaaaataaaaattaagcacGTCTCAATTTTTGGTAGGTGATACACTGCCCTGTGGACCTGGCATACGTGGAGCCCCTGGTTGCAAAGGGATGCCTGGTTGTAaaggtaaatatatatttaaatattttttgtatgaaaGAGTGAGACCTCTCTCAGTTTGGTTGAAAAAAAGACACAACTGAAAGAATAAGAGTAGAGTACCTAGAAGTGTACATTTACCTCAAAGTCTAtcataaattgtattatattttacatacttTTGCTCATTTTTTTCTCTATGGGgtggtgatggcgcagtggacaagacacatgcctttggtgtgagagacctgggttcgaatccactgtgacacaccaatgtgtccctgagcaagacacttaacccctagttgctccagaggcgtgtgacctctgacatatatagcaattgtaagtcgctttggataaaagcgtcagctaaatgtaaatgtaatgtatttcatTGGGTGCCGATTTTAATTCTAGATCTAGTTTGATTAATTATAGATTGCACTTTTGTGGTTATACCTTGGTAAATTATATAATCAATAGATAAAAATTTTGATATCTTTAttgatgttaataaaattaattgaaaatgatGAGATGGACATTAGGTCACAAAATCTGTGCAAAAATGTGTGAATTTTAATTCTTTTGACGAAATGAACTTAGTTTAGAGAACTAAGATAAATTAGAGAAATAGTTGTAAATTTGAAATCAATATGGTCTTTATTTCTCAACTTCCAAATGTATTCTACATATCAAGATCATACTTTATGTAGTTAATGATGTTTTGTTGCAAAATGTATGTTGAACTAATgaagtaaatctttttttgactAAATTTCTTTTTCTCTTAAACTACAAATATATGAATTGAAAGGGAACCAATTCTTAAAGTAGAAATATCATGACACTGATGATAGAGTAGTTATAGGATACTGTGTATGACCAAAACCTTCATTTTTTCTTCCAGGTGAGAAAGGTAAGCTTGGAAAGCCAGGATGCATCGGACAGAATGGACCATATGGTCCCAAGGGAGAGATTGGAGACCCTGGTGACTGTACGGTAACAGGACTTAAAGGTAGAGCATACAAGGTtttggtttatttaaaaacatttctgttcaactttatgaatattataaatcccttaataaaaacacattatttttttattctattcacatgtatttattaattattctgTGCCTGCATGATATATCCTTACTATCAACTCGACTAGAGCGCATTAAGTTGGAAAGTATTACAAAAATCTAAATCCCTGTTATCTCATCCGCAGGTCCAGTTGGATGTTCAGGAGATCCTGGTGACACTGGTCCAGATGGCCACAGTGTTTGTGGCTCACCTGGCACACCTGGTAATCGTGGATGCCAGGGTCTAAAAGGGTGTTCTGGCGACTGTATTACAGGGGCTCCAGGACCGAAAGGGCCCTCTGGAATTCAGGGATGTCAGGGCCCTAAAGGTGTCCCTGGACCTACTGGACCAAATGGATTGCAAGGTACCACACTGAGACATTGAGAGTGGAGTAATATCTGGAAAACAGCAATAGGATATAAAGAAATTTGTATTTAATGGTtgaaaatatctgaaaatatCCCAGTAAATACTAGTataatcaattttaatatattttttttctgcaggtGCATGTGGAGTTCCTGGTTTTCCTGGTAGAAAAGGGGAAAACGGAATGGATGGTACACCAGGAGCCCCTGGTTGCCCAGGTGGGAGACCAGAGCACTGTGACAAAGGACAAGCTGGTCCACCTGGTAAAACAGGACCACCAGGCTTCACTGGACAAAGAGGTGAGTAGAGACCATTGTATGAACAGAGGCTTGTTAAGATTATTCTCATAATTATGTCACTTTTCTGTGTTAGGGTGCTCTGGAGAGAAAGGATCGCCCGGGGAGGCAGGATCATCATGCATTGGAGCCAAAGGAGAATGTGGTATGCTTGGTACCCCGGGCAATCAAGGATGTGCAGGCCTTCAAGGACCTACAGGATTCAAAGGGGACTGTGGAAACCCTGGATGCCCTGGACCAAAGGGTAAAGAATCTTTTCACAGGTCTGATGAGCGGCTCTTCATTCAATAAATGTGATCTGTCATGTGACATTTAAACAAATTGCTAACTGTGTATTGCAACATTTTGCTTAACTGGAACAAATGTACAGTTAAGATGGATGTTACCGTCAATGCTAgtttttagttttacatttttgaaagaagtctcttatgctcaatatcacatttatttaatacaaaatacagtaatattgtgaaatattattacaataaaaatggtttattttaatttcatttataatttaatttcatttatttagtcatttattcctttgatgcaaagctgtattagctattactccagtctttaatgtcacatgatctttcagaattccttctaatatgctgatttgccgaTCAATAAATATTATCAAAGCCAAAAATAGTTGCtgaatatttttgaggaaatatttttggatttgtggattttttttaattcatataaaattgaagcattcttgctgaataaaagcattaatttgttaatatcaaaaattataattattattaatgatattgATATTAAATGCCATTATTATTGTGttaatattaatagttaataaattatatatatatatatatatatatatatatatatatatatatatatatatatatatatatatatatatatatatatatatatatatatatatctccacaCTGTTGAGCAAAGTACTgtatactgtttatatttatgtgGACATTAGTTTCaacactaaaatattttatttctttttttgaagTGTGTTATATCAAATTCccatttaaatgtacagtatgttttataaatatttagaaatagaTATAAAGAGGTTTTCTCAGTTTTCATGTGGTATTGCAACTCAGGTTTGCCTGGATGTCCTGGTCAAGATGGCTGTCCTGGCAACAAAGGGAGGACTGGCTCTTTAGGGCCCCCTGGACCGAAAGGCATTAGGGGTTTCAGTGGATATCCAGGTTGCCCAGGGGTAAATGGAGCCAAGGGCCAGAAAGGTACTTTAAAACACTATAAAATGCTATATTGTCATGCTTTAGGTCAGATCTAATGTGATGATGgcagttaaatgtattaaatatacatGTTCTTAAATGTTTCTTGTATTTCACAGGAtgcattggacctccaggacCTCTGGGAGACATAGTTCCAGTGCTATTGAAAGGCCAGGTAGGGCCACCTGGACCTATTGGCGGGAATGGTTTCTGTGGAGAAAGGGGTAAATCTATAACAGATACTCAAATCCTATATTGGTTTTTAACcttgggagagaaaaaaaacttcacCACTTTATGTGGTTTACTTGCAGGTAATAAGGGGGACCCAGGTCCGCCTGGACAACCTGGGTGTGCGGGACATAATGGAGCTCCTGGGTTTGAATGTGGCCAGTGTGGACCACCAGGCATTCCTGGGCTGTGCGGTGTGCCTGGTGCACGTGGGCAGCGTGGGCCAAAGGGAATTGTGGGATTCCCAGGTGATAATGGTGATCAGGTGAGTGGAaggtctttttttaaatataatcttcTTGCCAAATGATTTGAATTTTGTTGTTGCTTTGATTGtcctgacatatatatatatatatatatatatatatatatatatatatatatatatatatatatatatatatatatatatattgactatatatatatatatatatatatagtgtaggtAAACAGGGCTAATGTAAATGAGCTATAACTATATGTAAATCGTAGTCATTAAAGCTTGTTTCTTTGTAGGGTGATCCTGGATTGTGTGGTCTGTCAGGAACCCCTGGTTTCCCTGGGTTTGATGGTCCTAAAGGTAAAATACAATGCTTGAAACCTTGCATACTCAAACCCACACAACCCTTCAAAATgtttcttatcattatcaatgttgaaaactgttttgcggcttaatatttgtgtaaaccatgcttatttttttttaagtttaaaggaaccccatttatttaaaatatagaatCTTTAGTAACAAAGTAGGAGTTTTTACTGTCAACAaagtcatactgaccccaaacctctgAACAGTGTATGTGTACATATTCCAACATATGACCCATACAATGagtgcattattatattataatgatgtATTagagtattattatattatattcaatcTGCACATTTAACTCTCCTTTGAAGTTATATTTATTGAAAAACCTCCTTGTACTGTCTTGTATAGGTGACAAAGGTGAATCTATTTGTGAGCCAGGACTAACAGGTGAGAGAGGGCCATGTGGAGACAGAGGCGTGTCAGGTAATGTTCATCCTATTGTCCTCTTTCGTTCAtgtactttaatatatatttctataatacAGTAATGCATGGGGAAACTGATAGAACTGTAGAAACATTCTCTTTCTTCACAATAGCTCCTCCTGGTGGTGAAGGAGACTGCGGTGACCCTGGCCCACAAGGGCCTAGGGGATGCTCTGGTCCACCTGGACCACCTGGGAACAATGGCCTGACTGGACTTCCAGGTAAAATACCCATTGTTAAATGGATACATCAGGTTCTAAATTAACATGCACATACCTGTGAATGAACATCTTAAACCTATTTTAATGCACCTTATGCTTTTCAGGAGTCGTTGGGCCCCCAGGTCCTTGTGGAAGACATGGTCCAGAAGGTCCCCCTGGATGTCCAGGTCCCCCGGGCCCTAAGGGAAACCCAGGAAGGATTGGCCTTAGAGGTTTGAATACTTATGCTATGTTCAAATAAACTGAtgctgacacaaatttcaaaaCTAGAACAatcatatatacattttaaactaaaaaaaatcatattcaggACCTCCGGGGCCCCCAGGACTCCATGGACTGGACGGCCTGGAGGGGTACAACGGTGAAAAGGGGTGTCGAGGTGCGATTCATTCGCAATTTGTTTATGCTGTCAGAAGTTTGTTTTGATATTGCCAGCTTGAAAACATCCTTGTCATTCCCTCTCTCTTTAATTGTCCTTCAGGACAGGGTATAAACGGTTGTAGGGGCAATAAAGGGCTGACTGGAGACAAGGGCACTCCAGGAGACCCAGGGTTGCGAGGCCCATTACAAACAGGTGTTCGAGGTCCCAATGGATTGTGTGGGTGCCAAGGTACATAACTCATAATCCTATTCAACCTATTCATAATTTCTAATAGTGACGATTGCTGTATGACTGTACAGGAGGCTTCCCTTTCAGTTTCATAAAAATGCGGCAATGAAATGTGTACCGACTGaacatttttgaatggtagtgcactTTGTTTCTATGATACTGTTGGCTAATTTCAATATCTTAACAAGCAGAATTGTAGATTGTAAATCAGGCAGCACAATCACGTTCATGATCTACTTTAATCCACGCTGCCTTGTCTttctacttttttgtttttaataggaGACCCTGGTCCAATGGGTCCTCCAGGCTGTCGTGGTCCAGAATGTAGGACTCCTAAACATGGACCTAGTGGAGAACGGGGTTGTGCTGGGCGAGATGGACCTCCAGGTGTGTGTGGACATTTGGAGGCACAAATGTTGCGTACATGTAGAATTTGAGGTCTAAGTTGGATAGCACTGATACAAATCAGGAAGACAAACTGTAATGTGCCTATGTAGGCTACGTGTTTATAAATAGATTTATTACTGTTTGTGTATGGTGTATGTTTTGCTGTTTGCAGGGCCAAAGGGAGAGAACGGAGAGGCAGGCTGTGTGTTCACAGTGAGTGGGGATTGTGGTGACCCAGGTTATCCTGGGTCACCAGGGTGTAAAGGACAAAGAGGATCGTGTGGGCCCAGTGGCCTCCCAGGGTGCGAGGGACTAAAAGGTCCAAAAGGTAAAGAAAACAGCTTTCATTAAAAGTTTGGTTTATGAGTCCAAAAtgttttggggccactgtattaGCTTTTCACTAAGCTGCTGGTATTAGTAATAGGAGTGGTGTCATTTTCTGAGTTCACAGAATGTGAATATCAAGTCTATACCTTTTAGATTCAGCACATACTGTTCAGCTCATTCTAACACATCTAATTCAATAAGCATGGTCAGCATGTACTGTATTACCGTGATCCTGAACAGTCAAAAACTGTGTGCTTCCCTACTACCAATACACACCTGTTACCTGTTGTCTAATTCACCAAATGCCCTAATATACCATACAAGAGCGCCATGCAATGGACAAATATATAATTGCATTAAAAAGGCTCCTGCAGCCACTTTCATTTCATTCACAGTTTCATTCACAGTTGTGTCATTCAGGTTGTTCTGTTATTATTATTCCACAGGTGAAAGAGGACAATGTGGACTTATGGGCCTTCCAGGACTCCCTGGCCCCAGAGGTGATTGTGGGCCCCAAGGACTCTGTGGTCCAAAAGGAGACATAGGGGACCCAGGTCATTGAAACCTTCAGATCATCAAGCTGACCATCTTATGAGTCAGTAAAGTTATGATTTATACCTTATATCTTTCTATTTCTTTCTCCCTTTTTATGTGTAGGGCTTAAAGGAGACCCTGGGACTGTCATAATTCCTCCTACTCCTTGTCCCCTTCCTCCGGGTCCTCCTGGTGCTCCTGGTGCACCTGGCCCGGTTGGTGAATCTGGTGAACATGGACCTAATGGTACCGAGGGTCCAAATGGTACAGCTCAATTTAATAGCagcatgtttattttcataaGATCATGAAACATTTCCCATTTTAGGCAGaggtgttattgttaactaaattcaaaatcattgaaatttattaaattataataaaatataaatattagatgaaaaccaTAAATGTATAGATTATAAGATTATTGAAATACTGTGAAATACAGTGAAAATAAGTTTCagtgaattaaaaatgtattaaagctatatatatatgtatatatatatatatatatatatatatatatatatatatatatatatataaatatatcactaaaattaataataaatatataaaaataaaagctaatttaaaattttactttactttatattatataatactatataatatataagtatCGTATAGTCTCAAGTAtaagacaatgttttttttttcttggaaatgCATCTGAAAAAAACACGGTCGTCTTATATTCAGGGTCTAGACTTTAACATGTCAGTAATACACCCACAACAATCATGTCGTGACTGTCATTAGCCTGATGTGACCAAACTTTCACTGCAAGGAGTTTTAAAACATAAGACATTAGTTCCCAGATTTGAAGACTACAATAAGATTTCACTTCTACATTTAGTAAAATTTTGGTAGGCTACTATGAGATGGATGGACTAAATTTTATATAATTCAAATGGGCTACCTGTTGTTTTTATGGTATatcaaaatgtgtatatttttaaatgtggctATTGTTCGTACATTTTATAAGTATTTACcatacttttaaaactaaaattaaaataggaaaaatatgcaatatgaaaataatttaagaaaaaatgtgttttacagagagagagagagaaagagagagagaaaaaaagagatttggttttcaaaaaggTACATCTGAAAAATGGGGGGTCTTCTTATAATcagggtcgtcttatattcgggGCAATATGGTAATACCAAAATAACACAACTTCTTCAATGCCAAGActactattaaaataatatatctataagtatatatatatatatatatatatatatatatatatatataaataacttcgCATTTGCAAAAAGCACTGTATACACTTAAAGTAGTCTAAACAACAGTTTTTCTTGATtataaaatattcagatgtattaCATTAGTAATGTATGAGAGAAAACCTTTATTG
Coding sequences within:
- the LOC132123491 gene encoding collagen alpha-4(IV) chain-like, with translation MSRPHRIASTSHLFFRRLLFALMTIHTALGGDKTERCDGRDCSVCQCFPPKGERGNPGVLGQQGPQGPRGLPGPRGLNGEKGQSGFVGWPGLSGPKGDQGFQGEKGHAGLDGVPGHPGPGGPPGFPGKDGCNGARGKFGLNGEIGRPGLPGAKGLPGLKGAKGDMSTSLTFIPGTPGDDGLSGISGPQGLKGLCGPEGPPGKMGPDGFRGLQGLSGRRGPPGDLGRLLPGPKGDEGEQGPQGEPGPFEYVEPNPEDCVKGDKGKKGPRGICGVPGAEGCEGPPGEEGQKGIIGLSGPRGLPGCPGRRSSQGLKGPCGDIGLPGLCGIQGPKGYQGDPGHKGNPECYYNHVIGPPGDRGLPCAAGLPGDRGMPGIPGPPGDPGACITGPVGECGLPGLNGLKGEKGDPGKLCGSLLNGEPGKPGCPGPKGQSGNPGNSGYYCLTGIRGETGQAGNRGPPGLKGVQGRKGPDGGCACDPLGDLPGDPGPPGPPGVPGCPGQTGCQGPPGNVGPTGEMGVRGVTGPRGFIGVRGAKGEKGDVMVMCRTGDKGDAGSVGSCGKPGCSGRKGADGKIGVPGDPGPMGDCIVGPPGDMGCPGAAGVRGVRGPAGLPGPNMMGSVGRRGQQGCQGPQGQTGPPGPKGVQGDTLPCGPGIRGAPGCKGMPGCKGEKGKLGKPGCIGQNGPYGPKGEIGDPGDCTVTGLKGPVGCSGDPGDTGPDGHSVCGSPGTPGNRGCQGLKGCSGDCITGAPGPKGPSGIQGCQGPKGVPGPTGPNGLQGACGVPGFPGRKGENGMDGTPGAPGCPGGRPEHCDKGQAGPPGKTGPPGFTGQRGCSGEKGSPGEAGSSCIGAKGECGMLGTPGNQGCAGLQGPTGFKGDCGNPGCPGPKGLPGCPGQDGCPGNKGRTGSLGPPGPKGIRGFSGYPGCPGVNGAKGQKGCIGPPGPLGDIVPVLLKGQVGPPGPIGGNGFCGERGNKGDPGPPGQPGCAGHNGAPGFECGQCGPPGIPGLCGVPGARGQRGPKGIVGFPGDNGDQGDPGLCGLSGTPGFPGFDGPKGDKGESICEPGLTGERGPCGDRGVSAPPGGEGDCGDPGPQGPRGCSGPPGPPGNNGLTGLPGVVGPPGPCGRHGPEGPPGCPGPPGPKGNPGRIGLRGPPGPPGLHGLDGLEGYNGEKGCRGQGINGCRGNKGLTGDKGTPGDPGLRGPLQTGVRGPNGLCGCQGDPGPMGPPGCRGPECRTPKHGPSGERGCAGRDGPPGPKGENGEAGCVFTVSGDCGDPGYPGSPGCKGQRGSCGPSGLPGCEGLKGPKGERGQCGLMGLPGLPGPRGDCGPQGLCGPKGDIGDPGLKGDPGTVIIPPTPCPLPPGPPGAPGAPGPVGESGEHGPNGTEGPNGIKGQKGESGFDGSRGSEGPQGLSGNPGEIGEKGEKGSRGPQGSVGDQGPPGPSSSGFLLVIHSQSEIVPTCPSGLTELWNGYSLLYLEAQERAHIQDLGQAGSCLRMFSTLPFSCCNMNGCDYASRNDKSYWLSTNTSIPSNSTLRGMEIQPHISRCVVCEVSSPAITLHSQDGTTPECPSNWRTLWVGYSFLMHTGSGDEGGGPSLASTGSCLQEFHSQPFVECQGPLGTCQYSPTFYSFWLTRVNMEPFNSVPYSSVLTEQNQLDSISTCSVCVT